One stretch of Nicotiana tabacum cultivar K326 chromosome 18, ASM71507v2, whole genome shotgun sequence DNA includes these proteins:
- the LOC107776905 gene encoding F-box protein At2g32560 isoform X2: MLFLLITCFTFITFLYKSLSLKPLPLWSSEVRLLSIHFWKDFLILLNPFKKGFLEAGFIHFITSRMSIRRKSFSSRVENVDPNLEMSVLDLPELALDCILERLPPEGLCNMASVCSFLKEKCKSDYLWERHMKEKWGRVIGPAAYREWQWHIASRNDSSFFNQAKQRGFMTYLSQFWPISLVSRSNFSISIKKKHTASVDSVMSWYLALESGKFWFPAQVYNRENGHVGFMLSCYDAELSYDPRTDTFQARYPPHGRRAIAIETGVTWDRLRAPPLDTSPHDLYISDCLTELCPGDHIEIQWRRNKEFPYGWWYGVVGHLETCDGNEIYCRCHDSGGHVFEP, translated from the exons ATGCTTTTCTTATTGATAACTTGCTTCACCTTCATCACTTTCCTTTATAAGTCTCTTTCCCTTAAACCACTTCCCTTATGGAGTTCTGAGGTGAGATTGTTATCAATCCATTTTTGGAAAGatttcttgattttgttgaaCCCTTTCAAGAAAGGATTTTTAGAAGCTGGTTTTATCCATTTTATTACTTCAAGAATGTCAATTAGGAGGAAGAGTTTCAGCTCTAGAGTAGAGAATGTTgatccaaatttagaaatgtctGTTCTTGATTTGCCTGAATTGGCTTTGGATTGTATTCTTGAAAGGCTTCCCCCTGAGGGACTTTGTAATATGGCCAGTGTTTGTAgttttttgaaagagaaatgtAAAAGCGATTATCTTTGGGAAAGACATATGAAAGAAAAATGGGGTAGAGTTATTGGACCTGCTGCTTATAGGGAATGGCAGTGGCATATTGCTTCAAGAAATGATTCAAGTTTCTTTAACCAGGCTAAACAAAGAGGTTTTATGACTTACCTCTCTCAGTTTTGGCCTATTTCATTAGTTAGTAGATCTAATTTTAGCATTAGTATCAAGAAAAAACATACCGCATCTGTTGATTCAGTTATGTCTTGGTATCTTGCTCTTGAATCTGGCAAGTTTTGGTTCCCTGCTCAAGTTTACAATCGCGAG AATGGGCATGTTGGTTTTATGCTGTCTTGCTATGATGCTGAGCTTAGCTATGATCCAAGAACTGACACTTTCCAGGCCAG ATATCCACCACATGGAAGGAGGGCAATTGCAATAGAGACAGGTGTAACATGGGATAGATTAAGAGCTCCCCCTCTTGATACTTCTCCACATGATCTTTATATATCTGATTGCTTGACTGAATTATGCCCTGGTGATCACATTGAGATTCAATGGAGAAGAAACAAAGAATTCCCTTATG GCTGGTGGTATGGTGTTGTAGGCCACTTAGAAACATGTGATGGAAATGAGATTTACTGCCGTTGTCATGATAGTG GAGGTCACgtgttcgagccgtga
- the LOC107776905 gene encoding F-box protein At2g26850 isoform X1 — protein MLFLLITCFTFITFLYKSLSLKPLPLWSSEVRLLSIHFWKDFLILLNPFKKGFLEAGFIHFITSRMSIRRKSFSSRVENVDPNLEMSVLDLPELALDCILERLPPEGLCNMASVCSFLKEKCKSDYLWERHMKEKWGRVIGPAAYREWQWHIASRNDSSFFNQAKQRGFMTYLSQFWPISLVSRSNFSISIKKKHTASVDSVMSWYLALESGKFWFPAQVYNRENGHVGFMLSCYDAELSYDPRTDTFQARYPPHGRRAIAIETGVTWDRLRAPPLDTSPHDLYISDCLTELCPGDHIEIQWRRNKEFPYGWWYGVVGHLETCDGNEIYCRCHDSDIVMLEFNQYTPGSRWRTTTIDRKDHREEGNEADGFYGGIRKLQSNEEISMWRHLWPTDALE, from the exons ATGCTTTTCTTATTGATAACTTGCTTCACCTTCATCACTTTCCTTTATAAGTCTCTTTCCCTTAAACCACTTCCCTTATGGAGTTCTGAGGTGAGATTGTTATCAATCCATTTTTGGAAAGatttcttgattttgttgaaCCCTTTCAAGAAAGGATTTTTAGAAGCTGGTTTTATCCATTTTATTACTTCAAGAATGTCAATTAGGAGGAAGAGTTTCAGCTCTAGAGTAGAGAATGTTgatccaaatttagaaatgtctGTTCTTGATTTGCCTGAATTGGCTTTGGATTGTATTCTTGAAAGGCTTCCCCCTGAGGGACTTTGTAATATGGCCAGTGTTTGTAgttttttgaaagagaaatgtAAAAGCGATTATCTTTGGGAAAGACATATGAAAGAAAAATGGGGTAGAGTTATTGGACCTGCTGCTTATAGGGAATGGCAGTGGCATATTGCTTCAAGAAATGATTCAAGTTTCTTTAACCAGGCTAAACAAAGAGGTTTTATGACTTACCTCTCTCAGTTTTGGCCTATTTCATTAGTTAGTAGATCTAATTTTAGCATTAGTATCAAGAAAAAACATACCGCATCTGTTGATTCAGTTATGTCTTGGTATCTTGCTCTTGAATCTGGCAAGTTTTGGTTCCCTGCTCAAGTTTACAATCGCGAG AATGGGCATGTTGGTTTTATGCTGTCTTGCTATGATGCTGAGCTTAGCTATGATCCAAGAACTGACACTTTCCAGGCCAG ATATCCACCACATGGAAGGAGGGCAATTGCAATAGAGACAGGTGTAACATGGGATAGATTAAGAGCTCCCCCTCTTGATACTTCTCCACATGATCTTTATATATCTGATTGCTTGACTGAATTATGCCCTGGTGATCACATTGAGATTCAATGGAGAAGAAACAAAGAATTCCCTTATG GCTGGTGGTATGGTGTTGTAGGCCACTTAGAAACATGTGATGGAAATGAGATTTACTGCCGTTGTCATGATAGTG ATATTGTAATGCTGGAGTTCAATCAGTATACTCCTGGATCACGGTGGAGAACAACAACCATCGATAGGAAAGATCATCGTGAGGAAGGAAATGAAGCTGATGGATTTTATGGAGGAATTCGGAAGCTTCAGAGCAACGAAGAGATTTCTATGTGGAGACACCTCTGGCCAACTGATGCGTTGGAGTAA